A genomic segment from Biomphalaria glabrata chromosome 16, xgBioGlab47.1, whole genome shotgun sequence encodes:
- the LOC129923411 gene encoding zinc finger MYM-type protein 1-like: MLDSTPDLAHREQLSEVIRFVDVNFKTKKVTIKEFFLGFIQLHAKDAATLENVIVEQLQADNLPIADCRSQCYDNAAVMAGELSGLQQRIAIRNPQASFVNCNNHSLNLAGLHAAKQDPVVVTFFGTVEKIYVFFSASTVRWEKMKELLGITLKRECPTRWSARQDAVNAIHEQFDGFLQLLENLYEDGTQTSETQNDAYSLPQNVINFNFITLLDFWHAVLSKIDRIQKRLQDPSMNFHDAALDLEGLQQRLSSIRKDVCITAVNAAKVLCEKLGIRIEGRIKRRKPMPGENAGDAGLAAVEEITRIMKSVIDRLIQEMTTRFGRLKTLDEKFGFLFNISKLFANDTSNDIQQHCVTLADFYKTDIDGIELFGEISDCSMLLKTRPDATPSSPLELLSFIISYGNNIFPNLRIALQIMLTISVSVASCERSFSKLKIILTYLRASIGQERLSDLALLSIEKELVETINFDDVIDNFASARSRKVVL, translated from the coding sequence tttattCAGCTTCATGCAAAAGATGCAGCAACACTagaaaatgttattgttgaacaGTTGCAAGCAGACAACCTTCCTATAGCTGACTGTCGATCTCAGTGTTATGATAACGCAGCTGTAATGGCAGGAGAACTGTCCGGACTCCAACAAAGAATTGCCATTCGAAATCCTCAAGCATCGTTTGTTAATTGTAACAACCATAGCTTGAATTTAGCTGGATTACATGCTGCAAAACAGGATCCAGTTGTTGTTACATTTTTTGGTACAGTTGAGAAAATTTACGTTTTTTTCAGTGCTTCAACTGTTCGAtgggagaaaatgaaagaattgcTTGGAATTACATTGAAGAGAGAATGTCCAACACGCTGGAGTGCAAGACAAGATGCGGTGAATGCAATCCACGAACAGTTTGATGGATTTTTACAGCTGTTAGAAAACCTGTATGAAGATGGTACTCAAACTAGTGAGACTCAGAATGATGCATACAGTTTGCCTCAAAATGTGATAAATTTCAATTTCATCACTCTACTTGATTTCTGGCATGCAGTTTTGTCAAAAATTGACCGGATTCAAAAACGACTGCAAGATCCATCAATGAATTTCCATGATGCAGCACTGGATTTAGAAGGACTGCAGCAACGGCTAAGTAGCATTCGAAAAGATGTTTGCATCACTGCAGTCAATGCAGCTAAAGTTCTGTGTGAAAAATTGGGAATTAGGATAGAAGGAAGAATTAAACGTCGAAAACCGATGCCTGGTGAAAATGCTGGTGATGCAGGACTCGCTGCGGTTGAAGAAATAACTCGCATTATGAAATCAGTTATTGATAGACTAATCCAGGAGATGACAACACGATTTGGTCGTCTGAAGACGTTAGATGAAAAGTTTGGATTTCTATTCAACATCAGCAAATTGTTTGCTAATGATACCTCTAATGATATTCAACAGCACTGTGTTACGCTGGCTGACTTTTATAAAACTGATATCGATGGAATTGAACTGTTCGGAGAAATCAGTGACTGCAGTATGTTGCTGAAAACCCGGCCAGATGCTACCCCAAGCAGCCCATTAGaattactttcatttattatatcGTATGGCAATAACATATTTCCAAACTTGCGAATTGCTTTGCAAATTATGCTGACAATCTCTGTGTCAGTTGCTAGCTGTGAGCGTTCttttagtaaactaaaaatcattttaacttatttgagAGCTTCAATCGGTCAGGAGCGTCTGTCAGACTTGGCATTGCTAAGCATAGAAAAGGAGCTGGTCGAAACAATTAATTTTGATGATGTCATTGACAACTTTGCTAGTGCAAGATCACGAAAAGTAGTTCTATAA